The nucleotide sequence TTCGACTGCTTGGGATCTGTGCGACGATTGGATTGGGCGTCATGATCTCTTCGACCAGGGTCATTGTGATTCCCTCCTAGTCGCCCTGACAACCATCACAGGGCAGTCCGCATACCTGACAACCCTTTCCGCCACGCTACCAAGCAATAGTTTCGAAAATCCAGTGCGGCCCAATGTACCCATGACAATGAGATCAAAATTCTTAGACGCGTCGACGATCTTCCTGACAGGTGATCCTTCTTCAACAACAGTCTCCACCTTCACGCCGATCTTTTCCCCTTCTTTTTTCACATATTCGACCGCTTCTTTACCTTCTTTTTCAAGAAGCGAGTAAACACTGACCATGGTCGAGTCCATTGGAAAATTGATGAAGGAGGTCTGGTCGACAACGTACATTGCTGTGACCTCTGCATTCATCAGTTTTGCCAGTTCAAGGCCTTTGGCAATCGCAGCTTTTGTATACTCGCTTCCATCCGTGGGAATCAGTATCTTCTTAAAGAGAGTCATGTCGTCCCTCTCCAGTCTCTTACCCTTCTCAACTGGAAATCTAAGGTGTTTCAAATTGCCAGATCAAATATTTTTCTTTTGTTTTTGTTCTCCAGTTTGTCCCTATCAATCTCGATCTGGGCTCGATAGCTATTGTTCCAAGTTAATTTAAAACCTTTCGGTTCCATAGCCGACATTTCGTTCTAATTCATTGCTTGTGAGCCGGTGTCAGCAGTTTTCTCATATCCAAATACAAAATTTAACGAATCTGTTTATGGGTTTGAATTAACAAAATTTTCAATTGTTCCAGGTTCTCCGGACTCGTGTCTAATGGCTCAAGAATTAGATTTTTTTCCGAGGCTATGTGCTCACCAGACTTACGCCGTTACTCGATGAGTTTTTGAGCGACCTTAAGAAGCATAGATCGAAATTCCCTTTTGCAGCTTCAATTTTTAAATAAGGACTCCTCCAATTATTGGTAATTATGAAGAAGCAACAGAAAAAACAACAGAAGGATGACAAGGCTGAAAAAACGGTAAAAGAACTCAGCAAAAAGATGTGTGGATACACACCTGAGACGCTCGAACATATCAAAGAATACAACCCGGATCTCGCCGTGCTGATCGGCGACATGGACAAGATCATGGTGGAGGACAGCGCACTGGACAGGAAGACAAAGAGGCTGATCGCGCTCGCTTGTGTCGCCGTCAGAATGTGTGAGGATTGCGTTTATCCACAAGCGAAGGTTGCCAA is from Methanomassiliicoccales archaeon and encodes:
- a CDS encoding universal stress protein; the protein is MKHLRFPVEKGKRLERDDMTLFKKILIPTDGSEYTKAAIAKGLELAKLMNAEVTAMYVVDQTSFINFPMDSTMVSVYSLLEKEGKEAVEYVKKEGEKIGVKVETVVEEGSPVRKIVDASKNFDLIVMGTLGRTGFSKLLLGSVAERVVRYADCPVMVVRATRRESQ
- a CDS encoding carboxymuconolactone decarboxylase family protein: MKKQQKKQQKDDKAEKTVKELSKKMCGYTPETLEHIKEYNPDLAVLIGDMDKIMVEDSALDRKTKRLIALACVAVRMCEDCVYPQAKVAKNYGATKEEIIEALQVAVLTGGVPVWSVAKKGITKLFNEWGQEE